From Glycine max cultivar Williams 82 chromosome 11, Glycine_max_v4.0, whole genome shotgun sequence, the proteins below share one genomic window:
- the LOC100810368 gene encoding uncharacterized protein has translation MDSGMSWADQWDNNPDPSPASDKDKKGKDGSGKNNKFGKTMLSFKWVKELRKKTQK, from the coding sequence ATGgattccggcatgtcctgggcTGATCAATGGGACAACAACCCAGACCCTTCTCCTGCATCAGACAAAGACAAGAAGGGAAAGGATGGCTCAGGCAAGAACAATAAATTTGGGAAGACTATGCTGAGCTTCAAATGGGTGAAAGAACTCCGCAAGAAAACTCAAAAGTGA